Below is a genomic region from Ziziphus jujuba cultivar Dongzao chromosome 7, ASM3175591v1.
ATGGAATGACAAACACTGCCAGATAATAAGCGTTATTATGAAACCACCTAAAAAGTAAATTGGATGCGTGGGTTTCGAGGCAAAATTTGTAGGGGCCTCTGgcattaaaattgatatattggCGGGTTTGAATTATACTTTGGCAGAACTAGTTGTTAAAGTGAGTTAGAATTGTAGCAAGTACATAGTTTGATTTGTTAATTCTTGACACTTTATGAATTGTATAACCTGATTTCGGTATATGTCTCTTTCTCATGTTAGTTTTCTCACTGGCAACCGTAGTGCAAGGTTCAGCTATGGATTTTCCAGTTTCAAGGGTAAAAGGGCTTCCATGGAGGACTTCTTTGAGACGAAGATATCAGAAGTTGATGGTCACATGGTTGccttttttggtgtttttgatGGTACGGTCCTATGACTTGGGTTCCTATGTCCTCTCCTACTAGCATGTTCGTTTTTTAAGGCTTTCTTTTGTTAGACATAGAGCTGACGACTGtgctttcttcctttttccatACACATTCCTTATGTACGATGTTTATCCTGATGGCTACTGCAGTGAATAATGAATGTTTTCCACTGTATGATAGATGAGAAGAGCCTAGATAATATCTTACATTACATTCTCtctttggtgaatttatttggTATTCTTCTGCTTCTTTTTAGGCCATGGAGGTTCAAGAACTGCTGAATACCTAAAAACCAACCTTTTTAAGAATCTAACTAACCATCCAGATTTCATCAAAGACACAAAAACAGCGATTGGTATGATTCATAAGAAATTAAGCggatttttatattcaaacttCCATATAATACCTATCTTCCCTCTGAATTCTGACTTAGAGTTGTATTTTTTACTTGCAGTTGAAGTTTTTAGACAGACAGATGCTGATTACCTTAATGAAGTGAAGGGTCAGCAAAAAGATGCTGGCTCAACTGCATCAACTGCTTTGCTGTTAGGAGACAGGTTGTTTGTGGCAAATGTCGGGGATTCAAGAGTAGTCGCCTGTAGAGCTGGTTCAGGTTGCTGCCTTCTCTGTTAAGGGTGGGAATTAGCAGGGTTGTAATTAGCCATAACTTGAAAATTGTcacaaatttataatgaaaagaaACTAATAATGGACAAGTTTTAAAATTTCTCTTCCATGATTACAATGAAGCATAGTTTGGTTGATTCCTTTGTCATCATATAGCTgctttgttaaatatttatgcAAGTGTAAGATATAGTCTTTTTGGCATAAAGTTAGCTTAGAATACAATTTACTTTGAAGGgaacataaacatatattaaaacaaacaatataatttttgtcACTTCTACTGATATTGACTGTATCTATTTCACTGTAGCTATCCCATTGTCTATTGATCACAAACCTGATAGATCTGATGAACGTGAAAGAATTGAACAGGCTGGAGGTTTCATCATTTGGGCAGGCAAGTTGCGTTCTTGGTCTTACGTTACACATTCTTGTTTCTGACTTGTATATAGCATATTATGTAGGCTTTTGCAGGTAGAGGGTAATGTGTGCTAGTTGATTGCATAGGAAATTATACATCATCATCATGTCATATATTCAGTATAAAGAATTGTGTTTTGTTTCTTGAATGATGCAAGTCTAAGTGGAGGTGTAATTTAGTTCTATATGACTCAAGTTGATCTTCTGCTTTTAACTCTTGATAAACGTTCTTGAGCTAACTATGTGTCCAAGACATAGTTTTCTTTGAAGATTGAAtttaaacccttttttttttttttttttttttatgtataatttgCTTAATATTGCAATGTTTAAGCATCTATACTGAACTTCTCCGGCGAATTTCCAAACTTTCCAGGAACATGGCGGGTTGGTGGTGTTCTTGCTGTTTCTCGTGCGTTTGGAGATAAATTACTTAAGCCATTTGTCGTTGCTGAGCCAGAAATACAGGTAAGTTGAAATTGTAAGCTGAGTAGCTGATAGGTCATTTGACTTGATACTTTTTTCTCTCCCTCCAAATTGATATGTTGTCATGGTATATCTTTGATGCTTAGGAAGAAGAAATTGATAGTGTAGATTTTATAATCATTGCTAGCGATGGACTTTGGAATGTCATTTCTAATAAGGTGAGTGCTTGTGATCTCTTGAACAGCTTTGTTCTCAAGTAATAAATTTCTTAGAAATTTCTTCAAATGGAGGATCATTTCCTCTAGATGGTTTAGCCTGTATACCGTTTCAGTTCTGACTGCATTTAAGAATTTTAAATATAGGCAAgtaatcttttttatatttactgAACTTTAAAACAAGTTTAATGTTCTTATATATCCCATTAATTTCGAATATTTTTCGGTGTAGACTACTTTTTTATGTTATCTAAAAGCACTTCTAAGCGGTTTTCATTCCAATTTCCAGGATGCTGTAGCTTTAATACAGGGGATAACAGAGGCAGAAGAGGCCTCTAGAAAACTTATAGCAGAGGCATATGCACGAGGAAGCTCAGATAACATTACTTGCATTGTTGTGCGATTTGATATTTCGTGAGCAAATTGTTACTAAGGTTGTCTGTCAATGCCAGTGTCTTTAATTTTGTAGAAAACCATAATTTTGAAGGCTTTCTATAAGTTGGTGTTTATTCTGGGTTTTGCAGGGTTCACCTTTGTCGACAAGAATTCCTAGTATCCATTTTAAGAATAGAATAACTTCATCatgaaagcatttttttttttttccccattccaaattattgtatttttattttattttttatttctcttctaTTTTAATTTGTCAGGATGAACAGCTAAATTTTCAAGTTGTTATAGTCCTGATTGACACCTTAATCTGAGTTTTATGGTGGTTTTGTCGTATCAATGTAATTCTAAATGAGTTGTGATATTGTGAGTTTAATGTCATTCTTATTACTCTTTATCGACGTTTTATGTTATTGCAATGTTGGTCTTTCTGATGGTATTTTTGACTTAAAAGAGGGGCGATTATGTTTGTCAACGCTAATTTGTATGTGGTAGACAAGCAATTTTAATCCCCAATTTCTATCTTTAGCTCAAAACACGTTAGTATTTGTACTTGGAAACACAAAACAAGctgccatttttttattttatttttttggcggGAGTGGGGCGATTTCTATTTCGTAGGGTTTtacttgtttttataatttaatttatagtattcttttttatggttaatttatagtattttcaaaacataatttatatCGACATATTATGCTATTAATAACACTATTTAAATGGGAAATAGGTTATTTTCcaccttaataaaaaaaatgactcGTCAcgaattaattttcatttttatttttattttcaaaatctaggcattaattatttttgtttcatcgACATGTCACAAAGATCATATTACATTATGATGGTCCCGTTATATAAAACGGAGACAATTACATTGTCGTTGTAAATATGAGATGGACAATATTAGGTTAATCTTGCCGTATTATGAAAAGCGTTGTGTCTTATAatttctccccaaaaaaaaaaaaaacgtcggCTATACGACTGGCATGTCTATCCGCGAAACCTAGTTTTGCAAATAAAAAACGCAAGCAAAAACCTCTGCAAAACTCCCAGAGAGATTTCTATGGCGGGCCGCCAAAAGATGAATCTAAGCGTGAGCTCGAAAGCTGAACAAAAGAGgcaggagaagaagaagaagaaagccaaGTCAGGAGGTTTTGAGTCATTAGGCCTGAGCCCCAATGTCTACGGAGGTATCAAGCGCAAGGGCTACAAAGTCCCTACTCCTATTCAGAGGAAGACCATGCCGCTCATTCTCGCCGGCAACGACGTCGTTGCAATGGCTCGCACCGGTTCCGGAAAGACCGCGGCTTTTCTCGTTCCGATGCTCGAGCGGTTGAAGGAGCATGTTCCCCAGAGCGGTGTTAGGGCTCTGATTCTTTCTCCCACTAGGGATTTGGCGCTTCAGACGCTTAAGTTCACCAAGGAGCTCGGACATTTAATGGGTAACAGTTCTTATTATTGATATCAtttttaccaattaaatttggaatattttagccaataattatcaatatattAGCAAAACTGagaaaatttgtaaaaaaaaaaaagatttgtagAACTGTCGCTGATACCTAAAAGAAACAACTTTAGCTTAGTTACTCCTATATGATTGCGTAATGCTACATTTCAGGGATTAGtcaatttatacaattttgattgGTAAGTGTTATATATGTTGAAGGAAAATCTccatcttatttattatttggttgCCATACTTTATCATTCTTAGTCTAACGAATGGTGAATTACTTTTTACTGGGGTGGAATTAGTTCATAGCTCTGTCTTCATTGCAGATCTTCGTATAAGTTTACTAGTTGGAGGTGATAGTATGGAAAGTCAGTTCGAAGAATTAGCCCAAAATCCCGACATTATAATAGCAACTCCCGGCAGGCTCATGCACCATTTGTCTGAGGTTGATGACATGTCATTGCGCTCTGTTGAGTATGTTGTTTTTGATGAAGCAGATTGTCTCTTCGGTATGGGTTTCGCTGAGCAGTTACATAAGATCCTTACACAGCTGAGTGAGAATCGTCAGACCTTGCTTTTCAGTGCAACATTGCCCAGTGCCCTTGCTGAGTTTGCGAAAGCTGGTCTGCGAGACCCTCAGCTTGTGCGGCTTGATGTGGACACTAAGATTAGCCCTGACTTGAAGCTTACCTTTTTCACGTTAAGGCAGGAGGAAAAACTTGCTGCTCTACTTTATTTGATAAGGGAGCAAATCGGTTCTAATGAGCAGACGTTAATTTTTGTATCTACAAAACATCATGTCGAGTTCCTTAACGTTTTGTTTAGAGCAGAGAGTATTGAGCCTTCTGTATGTTATGGTGAAATGGATCAGGATGCTCGGAAAATTCATGTATCAAGGTTTAGGGCAAGAAAGACTATGTTACTGATTGTGACAGATGTTGCAGCCAGGGGTATTGATATTCCATTGCTTGATAATGTCATAAACTGGGACTTCCCCCCAAAGCCAAAAGTTTTTGTGCATCGTGTGGGCCGAGCAGCTAGGGCTGGTCGGACTGGAACTGCCTTTTCTTTTGTGACATCTGAGGATATGCCTTACCTTTTAGATCTTCAtctatttctctcaaaaccaaTTATGGCTGCACCCACAGAGGATGAGGTTTTGCAGGATATGGATGGAGTCTTTGCCAAGATTGATCAAGCGATAGCTAATGGGGGAACTGTCTATGGGCGTTTTCCTCAAACAGTTCTTGATCTTGTTTCAGACAGAGTAAGGGAAACAATTGATTCTTCTGCTGAATTGacttctttaaaaaaaacatGTGCAAATGCATTTCGATTGTATTCAAAGGTAAAACAATTGCCttccaaggaatcaattaggaGATCAAAGGAACTACCCCGTGAAGGTTTGcatccaatttttaaaaacgTACTGGCTGGTGGAGAACTAATGGCATTGGCATTTTCTGAGCGCTTAAAGAATTTCAGGTTAGCAATAAAACTATCTATATATTGCTTTTTGGGTCTCTGTTAGATTtggaattttaagttttttaatcTGGCTGATATATTGCTAGACCCAAGCAGACCATTCTTGAAGCTGAAGGTGAAGCTGCTAAGTCTAAGCATCTACAGGTAATTATGTACTAtgtcattaattcttaaatcaAAATTACTTACATTTCATAATATGATTATGTTCTTCAACTAATTACTACTTATGGCTTTTTTCAGGGTCCTTCTAGTCAATGGGTTGATGtgatgaagaaaaaaagagaaattcatGAGCAGATCATTAATTCCGTCCATCAGCAACGTTCTAAGAATAATGTGGAAAAGGTAGGTCTGTTGAGATGGTAATATTTGCTTTTGAAGTTTTGTCAACATACTAAAGTGTTTGATACTGATTAATGATGATAGCTTTATTTTCTTATCTAATTTTGAGTTTTTCTTTAAATGATTATATGATAGTTTCTCTAGAATTTCTTTGTATaagttatatgaatattttgttaCTTGCAGGAAGTTGAATATGAAATCACTTCTTcgaagaaaaaggagaaaaaaggtGTTTCTCTTGTCTATAAATGTACTTTCAGTTTGATCTCTCTcttttacacacacacaaacacacatctTATCCTCCCTTTATTGTCATGATATAGGCCTTTCTTCTTTCAGTTTTGTTTTGACGACTGAAAATATGTGCCATGGAAGATTCTATTAGTTACTGCAGTGAGGGGGAATGATTGCTTGGGGAGGGGATGGGAGGGAGAGTCTTATTGGAGTGACAAGTCTAGgaagaacaaataataataataaacaaaaattgttTTACTATGAGACTGATCTTTTCACATTTTTGTCTTGGATGTTAGAAGTTGGCTCTAAAAGGAAGGCAACAAGCTTCAAGGATGACGAGTACTACATAAGCTCAGTACCAACAAATCATGTACGTTGTTCGATTTTTCTTGTCATCAAACCTTTCTGTCGTTGTTCTTTTGATTTAGAATCCTTAACTTCTTAAAAGTTGCTAATTGGGAGATTCATCAATGATGTATTTAAATCTGGCTTGAACATTGCATTTCaacattgaaagccttcttaaCTATCATTTGTGTTCCTGATATCATTTTACAGCATACAGAAGCAGGACTCTCTGTAAAAGCTAATGGGGATTTTGATTCAAACAGGTAAATTTATACTACCATGACTTACTTGCCATTGGTTTAACTAGCTGTGAAGTCTGCTTATGGTACATCTAATTGGGTGTTGATATGTTCATTGTGGCTTAGCATCATTTACCTTATTTTTTAGGTTGGAATCTGCCGTCTTAGATCTAGTTGCAGATGACAGTGCGGGAATGCGCAAACAAAAATCTGTATATCATTGGGATAAGGTAGtactttaaacatttaaaaatctgatatctcattatcattttatgtaaACTATTCTCCTCTAACTTAATTAAATTGCATGGTGGCAGAGATCTAAAAAGTACATCAAGTTAAACAATGGTGAACGTGTTACAGCTAGTGGAAAGGTAGGTTTTTCTATTTCCTATTTTGACAACCGTAGATAAATTTGGAAAtactttattctttttatttttgggttctGTCCGACATATAAAACAAGTGTGTCAGATTTACAAGACAATAGATGTGGATGAGACACAAACAAATGTTGAGTGTTTAATATGGCATTCAAGTAAAATGTTAGGGTTGAGGATATGGTGAATCTTGGATCTCAATTGGACATCTCATATTTAAAAGGATAGAAAATGTAGTTGATGACTGAGGACCATCTGATTTGTGCACTTTCTGTTTACTAGTAGTGTATTCGATGCGTTAAACtaattatgtaatttaattCACTGGAACGTTTATTTGACACTCATTGTTTACTCATTCTTAATGGACTATAGGTAACGACAGAGGGTGGTACAAAAGTAAAAGCTAATAAAACTGGGATATACAAGAAGTGGAAAGAACGTTCGCACAATAAAATATCTCTGAAAGGAACAAGTGGTGAAGGGGATGCTGAAGAGTCCACTGGTAATGCTCTATATTGGAAACTCGTTTTCATTGCTATTTCTCGCTGTCTCACTTGTTTAATGTGTTCTATTCATCATGTAGTTGTATAGGAAAAGATCGTAATGTTGTTGAAGGGTAAAATATGAACAATTTTTTCTACTTGCTGGCTATAATAGTTAAAGATGTAACATTATCATTCCTTGTTTTTCTCTATTTAAATGTTTCACTTATGGTTTTGAAAAAAAGACTACTATGGAAGTTGATTGCTCCTGTAAAAGAATTCGAGTATATGTGtttgcttatttgatgcttaaCATGACTCTGTTTGTAGGAGGCCATCAACTTAGAGGGAATCGAAGAAAATTTAAGGGCGGCAAGAAGCAGCATTCAGTGCCTAATGCTCATGTGCGTTCAGAAATTAAAAACTTGGACGAAATTAGGAAGAAGAGGCAGAAAAAAGCAATTACTTACATGAAGACCAAAGATACAAAGGGTAAAAAATTCAGTAGAAATGGAAAAAGGGGCAAATCAAAGAAGTAAAGTGTGTTGTTGAAGTTGACAAAGAGATGGTAGAGATGGGAATTAAGTTTTGGCGTTCATCGCAATTTGGATCCTTAACAATATTTTGCTTCACATGTGGTCATATTGGTgctcactttttatttatagaaattgtttttttttttttttttttttttgtttattatacaaaatgtctctgaagaaagaaaaaaaaaaaagtggaatatatttattttttacacttAGCACATGTCCATACAGCATATTTCGTTGATTATGTGGCATGCGTGGAGCGTTGAGAAGGGAAGACTtgctaaatgaaaaaaaaataaaaaaataataataataagaaaggcAGCTGAAATAGAGAAAATAGTCTGACGGGAGCCTTTGGAGTTTGGATATCGGCAACAACggcatcaaaataaacaaccaggTGTCGCATACAATGATTACTTTTCCTTGTGATTGTGGACCAATGCCCTACATGCTGTGGTCCGAACATGTGAATCAACTTGAAGTTCCAGAATTCCAgctaaaaacaaaacttaaagaTCCAGAAAGGGTGAACATTTTCGTGTCTGGCTACAAAACGCAAAAATAAgagcaaaaataaaagattcaaCTGGAGATGAGGTAGTACGCTTGTTGGCTGTTGGGTCAGTGACTGACTAATTTTCAGCATAGTTTTAtcctttgttttgaaaaataaatcgcTGCGGTTCTATGGTGTAGTGGTTAGCACTCTGGACTTTGAATCCAGCGACCTGGGTTCGACTCCCGGTAGGACCTTTTTTGCGTTCCTTGTCGTTTTCTTCTCTAGCAAATGCTTTGTATCATATCTGTGGTTGCCCAAAACAGTAATATGCTCTTTAAAGCCAATATTGGACGTAGAACTTCAGCTTCACTGCCCGTGACAGCCATAAATGTCACCTAAACTAAAGACAGGCTATCACTATTTTCGTTTGTCAGATTTGCTTCATTATTTCCTCATACCCTAATCATATGAGTATATCCCTTTAACAACTCATGCTTTATGGGTAGGTCtcaatcttatttatttatttatttatttttcctttaaatcATATACGGAGttgttttaattatattcaCAGAATCATCacaatcgttttttttttttttttaattaattttttcaaaaaaggaaaacaaacaaCTCAAACTTGTGAGTTGTAAGTTGGGGATATTTTGAAGCTCAAATCGTCATTCAGGATGTTATCTCATTACTTTTCCGACTCGCAAAAAGCATGCTCCTTTATGTATTCTATTAAAATAATCTGACAAAAGCAACTttgacaatttttaaaaaaaatcctcacTCTTGGGTAGGCCCAGCCATATAAACTTTTATGGTGGGCTTAACCATAAAAGCCCATTCAGAAAATAATAAGTGTCCACAAAGTCAAAACTCAGACGACGTCTAAGGGTCCTAGAACAGAAAGCCCACACCTGACCACAGAGAGTCTGAGCCCACATGGATCCCATGCAGATTAAAGGCCCATATCTGGCTAAAATCTGAGCCCACCGACAGCAATCTGAAAAAaggcaaataataaaaaaacagaaagaaggAATCCCGAAAGGGAAATGATAAGAGGCAGGAGAGTGACGGTTAAAATACTGTTTTGCTCCCGCGGAAAAGCGGTTTGAAGAATTAGTTTAATAAGAAAGAGCAACTGGAAAGGCAAGTGAGGCTCGTGGGGCTCCTAAATGAAATGCCccttatgcttttttattttcactttttctctctgcatttttctttttttctttttttgctttccCAACAATCTGAGCACACCTCACCTGCCAGCACTTGGCCAAGCTTGGGGATCTGAGGTGGTGGAagacaaagaagaaagaaaaagaatggtgAAGGAAACCGAATACTATGATGTCCTAGGTGTCAGTCCCTTGGCGTCTGAGGAGGAAATTCGCAAGGCTTATTATCTCAAGGTCTATTATTTGTTTCTATGTTTCATGTATCTTTCATAATGAAGAAATAAATACAGAATTGGTTTGACCATCTTGATTTTATCAATCCCTGCCTAACTGAATCCTGATTGGCCAATAAAaaagttgtttcttttttcttttttccatgtAATTTTCAACTCTGGGATGAAAATTAAGATTTAGGAGGATATAGAGGAAGATTGGCTTGCTCTTAATGGACTTAATATTGCTTGTAGTGTTGGACATGCATAtaccatattttctaaatatctCAAGCCAATTTTGGGGATttatggttttttgttttgttttgttttcttttcttcaccctTAAATTTCAGTTAAGAATTTGTTGTTTTGGCCGATTTCATATTCTACTACTTTTTTCTATAATCAATAACATGCTTTGTTGGTATAGGCAAGGCAAGTACATCCGGATAAAAATCCAAACGATCCTCAGGCAGCGGAAAAATTTCAGGCAAGTTTAATAGCtatgtttaaatttatatttttggttatttattacatgtattttaCAGGGTAtagcttttcttattttatgaaCCTTAGGGGACACTCTTAGAAAAAATTTGATCTGTTTCTAAtcactttctttttctgcttTAGTTTGTTAATCCATTCTCTTGACGTTGACAGGTACTGGGTGAAGCCTATCAGGTTTTGAGTGACCCGGTGCAAAGAGAAGCATACAATCAAAATGGAAAGTATTGTATATCAAGGTAATACGTTTTTAAGTACCTTTTTCTCCTGCGCTTTTTTTTATAGTCCTATTATGACTATCCtgttttatttctatattattaagCAAATACATTAGGATTATATTGCTTTCTGAATAAGTATTCAGACTAAGCAAAATTACCGTTTGAAATCCATTTTCTGTAATTGCACATTTTTCCTCTTCTGGTCTCCTAATAAATTATAACTCAATTTTTTTGAAGGGAAACCATGCTTGATCCTACAGCAGTCTTTGCTCTTCTCTTTGGAAGCGAATTGTTCGAGGACTACATAGGACATC
It encodes:
- the LOC107423469 gene encoding putative DEAD-box ATP-dependent RNA helicase 29 isoform X2; its protein translation is MAGRQKMNLSVSSKAEQKRQEKKKKKAKSGGFESLGLSPNVYGGIKRKGYKVPTPIQRKTMPLILAGNDVVAMARTGSGKTAAFLVPMLERLKEHVPQSGVRALILSPTRDLALQTLKFTKELGHLMDLRISLLVGGDSMESQFEELAQNPDIIIATPGRLMHHLSEVDDMSLRSVEYVVFDEADCLFGMGFAEQLHKILTQLSENRQTLLFSATLPSALAEFAKAGLRDPQLVRLDVDTKISPDLKLTFFTLRQEEKLAALLYLIREQIGSNEQTLIFVSTKHHVEFLNVLFRAESIEPSVCYGEMDQDARKIHVSRFRARKTMLLIVTDVAARGIDIPLLDNVINWDFPPKPKVFVHRVGRAARAGRTGTAFSFVTSEDMPYLLDLHLFLSKPIMAAPTEDEVLQDMDGVFAKIDQAIANGGTVYGRFPQTVLDLVSDRVRETIDSSAELTSLKKTCANAFRLYSKVKQLPSKESIRRSKELPREGLHPIFKNVLAGGELMALAFSERLKNFRPKQTILEAEGEAAKSKHLQGPSSQWVDVMKKKREIHEQIINSVHQQRSKNNVEKEVEYEITSSKKKEKKVGSKRKATSFKDDEYYISSVPTNHHTEAGLSVKANGDFDSNRLESAVLDLVADDSAGMRKQKSVYHWDKRSKKYIKLNNGERVTASGKVTTEGGTKVKANKTGIYKKWKERSHNKISLKGTSGEGDAEESTGGHQLRGNRRKFKGGKKQHSVPNAHVRSEIKNLDEIRKKRQKKAITYMKTKDTKGKKFSRNGKRGKSKK
- the LOC107423469 gene encoding putative DEAD-box ATP-dependent RNA helicase 29 isoform X1: MAGRQKMNLSVSSKAEQKRQEKKKKKAKSGGFESLGLSPNVYGGIKRKGYKVPTPIQRKTMPLILAGNDVVAMARTGSGKTAAFLVPMLERLKEHVPQSGVRALILSPTRDLALQTLKFTKELGHLMDLRISLLVGGDSMESQFEELAQNPDIIIATPGRLMHHLSEVDDMSLRSVEYVVFDEADCLFGMGFAEQLHKILTQLSENRQTLLFSATLPSALAEFAKAGLRDPQLVRLDVDTKISPDLKLTFFTLRQEEKLAALLYLIREQIGSNEQTLIFVSTKHHVEFLNVLFRAESIEPSVCYGEMDQDARKIHVSRFRARKTMLLIVTDVAARGIDIPLLDNVINWDFPPKPKVFVHRVGRAARAGRTGTAFSFVTSEDMPYLLDLHLFLSKPIMAAPTEDEVLQDMDGVFAKIDQAIANGGTVYGRFPQTVLDLVSDRVRETIDSSAELTSLKKTCANAFRLYSKVKQLPSKESIRRSKELPREGLHPIFKNVLAGGELMALAFSERLKNFRPKQTILEAEGEAAKSKHLQGPSSQWVDVMKKKREIHEQIINSVHQQRSKNNVEKEVEYEITSSKKKEKKEVGSKRKATSFKDDEYYISSVPTNHHTEAGLSVKANGDFDSNRLESAVLDLVADDSAGMRKQKSVYHWDKRSKKYIKLNNGERVTASGKVTTEGGTKVKANKTGIYKKWKERSHNKISLKGTSGEGDAEESTGGHQLRGNRRKFKGGKKQHSVPNAHVRSEIKNLDEIRKKRQKKAITYMKTKDTKGKKFSRNGKRGKSKK